TGGGGGACCTGCACCGATCTGTACGCTCCCGGCGCGAGCATCAAGTCGGCCTGGATCGGGAGCGGCACCACCGAGACCAACACGATCAGCGGGACCTCCATGGCCTCGCCGCACGTGGCGGGCGTGGGCGCGCTCTACAAGGGCACCTACGGCGACGTCGCCAGCTCCACCGTGCACAACTGGATCATCAACAACGCGACCACCAGCAAGATCACCAGCAATCCGAGCGGCACGCCGAACCGCCTGCTCTTCAAGAGCACGCTGTAGGCATCACGGCGGGACGATGAGCGAGGGGGCCACGGCACGCGCCGTGGCCCCCTCCTTCGTTCATGCCCATTCTGGTGCACCGCGGGGGCGCGATGCGCCGTGAGGCAGCGGTTGGTGCACCAGAATGGTGCACTTCCGGGTGAGCTGCACCATACCGGGACGCACCATACTGGACATCCCAAACGGTAAAGTACGACACCGCAGCGACTTGCGAGTTTGCCGGTTCTGGCGCGCCGCGTGCCTATGGAACGGGCGGCACCACGCCGTACTCGTTCCTTTCTTTTTCAGGAGTAAGCCGTGAAGCGACTCACCGTCATTGCCGCAAGCGCCCTCGTGCTGGCCGGATGCCAGGACACCCGTGCCCCCTTCTCCCCCGAGGCCGCCCCGGAGCTTTCCGCCGGGCAGGCCGGCGCTCCGAACGCCGGCGAGTACGTGGCCGGGCAGATCCTCGTCCGCTTCCGGGCCGGCGTGAACCGCGCGCAGGTGGCCGCGGCGCACGGCGCCTCCGTGCAGCGCGAGCTGAACCTCCCCGGGATCTTCGTGCTGAGCGTGGCCCCCGGGCGGGAGCTGGCGGTGGTGAGCGCGCTCTCGCGCAACCCCAACGTGGAGTTCGCGGAGCCGGACTACATCCGCACGCATGGCGTGATCTGCGGGACGGGCGTCTGCGAGCCGCCCAGCGACACCTACTTCGGCTACAAGTGGGACCTCCACAACGACGGCGACCTCAACAACAGCACGGGCGCCTTCGTGGTCAACACCGGGAAGGCGGATGCCGACACCGACTGGCTGGAGGCGTACCAGCAGCTCGGCGCCATCACCGGGAGCGCGGTGATCGGAATCGTCGACACCGGCGTGCTCTCCACCCACCCCGACCTGGTGGGCCGGGTGCTCGCCGGGTACGACTTCGTGAACAACGACGCCGATCCGAACGACGACGACGGGCACGGCACGCACGTGGCCGGGATCGCCGCCGGGCTGGGGAACGACGTCACCGGCGTGACGGGCGTGGCGTACGGGCCGAACATCAAGGTGCTACCCGTGAAGGTCTGCGGCCCGAGCGGCTGCCCGACCTCCGCGATCGTGAACGGGATCAAGTTCGCGGCCGACAACGGGGCCCACGCCATCAACCTGAGCCTGGGCGGGCGCTTCGGCTCCACCTCCGAGCAGCAGGCGCTGCAGTACGCGCTGAGCAAGAACTCGCTCCCCTTCTGCGCCACGGGGAACGACGGCTCGCCGCGGAACATCTCGTACCCGGCCAAGTTCCCGGAGTGCGTGGCCGTGGGCGCCACCAACTGGAGCGACGGCCGGGCGGGCTACTCCAACGCCGGGCCCGAGATCGACATCTCCGCGCCGGGCGGCGACAGCGAGAACGCGAACGGCTACAGCTACATCCTCTCCGCGTACAACAGCGGCGGCTACGTCTTCATGGCCGGGACCTCCATGGCCACCCCCCAGGCCGCGGGGCTCGCCGGGCTCCTGCACGCGACCGGCGTGACCGGCGCCAGCAACATCCGCAGCCGCATCGAGAGCACCGTGGACGACCTGGGCTCCGCCGGCTGGGACAAGTACTTCGGGAAGGGCCGGATCAACATCTACCGCGCCATCAACAACATCACCAGCTGAGCCGCACGCCGGTTCGGGCCGGGCGGCGAGCCGGGGGATCCCCCGGCTCGCCGCGTATGAAGCGTGTCGGAACAGGTCCCCGCATTTCCGGAGCTTAAACACCGACACAGATTGCGCGAGGAGGGCGCGGAGCGTATCTTGGTTTGGTCTCTCCGCTCACAGAACCGCACCCAGCGTCCATTGAAGGTACTGCTCCTCGACCCGGATCGCAGTGTCGTTCGGACGATCGAACCAGAGCTGAACGGCGCGCGGCTTGAGGCCGCGCACGGTCAGGCCGAGGGGCTACGTCTGCTGCGCGACGGCGATTGGGACCTGATCCTCCTCGACACCGGGTTCTCCGGCGCGGGGATGGAGATCCTGCGCCGGCTGCGGGCGGACGCCTCCACCCCCCCGGTGGTGGTGCTGACGTCCGAGCCGTCGATGGCCCTGATGATGGAGGCCATCGGGGAGGGGGCGCACGACGTCCTGGCCAAGCCGGTGCCTCCGGGGAAGCTGCTGGGGATCGTACACGCGCTCGACCGCGGGGGCGTCGTCCGGCCGCTCGCCCCGGCCACGGCCGCGGAGGACGCCATCGTGGGGGCGAGCGAGGAGATGCTCTCCGCCTTCGGCTCGCTGGCGCGGGCTGCGCCGAGCGACGCCACGGTGCTGGTGCTGGGGGAGAGCGGGACGGGGAAGGAGATGATCGCGCGCGTCCTGCACGCGCGCTCCCGCCGCGCGAAGGGGCCGTTCATCGCCATCAACTGCGCGGCGATCCCGGAGAACCTGCTGGAGTCGGAGCTGTTCGGGCACGAGAAGGGCGCCTTCACCGGCGCCATCGGGCGGCGGATCGGGCGCTTCGAGCGGGCCAGCGGGGGGACGCTCTTCCTGGACGAGATCGGCGACATGTCGCTGGCGCTGCAGTCCAAGATCCTCCGTGCGCTGCAGGAGCGCGAGATCGAGCGGGTGGGCGGGGAGGCGCCGGTGCCCATCGACGTGCGGATCGTCGCCGCCACCAACCGCGACCTCAAGGCGGCGGTGGCGGAGGGGAGCTTCCGGACGGACCTGTACTACCGGCTCGCAGTGGTCTCGCTGCACCTGCCGCCGCTCCGGGATCGCGGGGAGGACGTGGACCGCCTGGTGCACCACTTCGTCGCGCAGTACGCCGCGCAGCACGGCAACCCCATCCGGGGGATCTCGGAGGAGCTGCTGAAGACGCTGCGGCTCTACCACTGGCCCGGTAACGTGCGGCAGCTCCGCAACGTGGTGGAGCGCGCGGTGGTCATGTG
Above is a window of Longimicrobiaceae bacterium DNA encoding:
- a CDS encoding S8 family serine peptidase, with the translated sequence MKRLTVIAASALVLAGCQDTRAPFSPEAAPELSAGQAGAPNAGEYVAGQILVRFRAGVNRAQVAAAHGASVQRELNLPGIFVLSVAPGRELAVVSALSRNPNVEFAEPDYIRTHGVICGTGVCEPPSDTYFGYKWDLHNDGDLNNSTGAFVVNTGKADADTDWLEAYQQLGAITGSAVIGIVDTGVLSTHPDLVGRVLAGYDFVNNDADPNDDDGHGTHVAGIAAGLGNDVTGVTGVAYGPNIKVLPVKVCGPSGCPTSAIVNGIKFAADNGAHAINLSLGGRFGSTSEQQALQYALSKNSLPFCATGNDGSPRNISYPAKFPECVAVGATNWSDGRAGYSNAGPEIDISAPGGDSENANGYSYILSAYNSGGYVFMAGTSMATPQAAGLAGLLHATGVTGASNIRSRIESTVDDLGSAGWDKYFGKGRINIYRAINNITS
- a CDS encoding sigma-54 dependent transcriptional regulator, translated to MKVLLLDPDRSVVRTIEPELNGARLEAAHGQAEGLRLLRDGDWDLILLDTGFSGAGMEILRRLRADASTPPVVVLTSEPSMALMMEAIGEGAHDVLAKPVPPGKLLGIVHALDRGGVVRPLAPATAAEDAIVGASEEMLSAFGSLARAAPSDATVLVLGESGTGKEMIARVLHARSRRAKGPFIAINCAAIPENLLESELFGHEKGAFTGAIGRRIGRFERASGGTLFLDEIGDMSLALQSKILRALQEREIERVGGEAPVPIDVRIVAATNRDLKAAVAEGSFRTDLYYRLAVVSLHLPPLRDRGEDVDRLVHHFVAQYAAQHGNPIRGISEELLKTLRLYHWPGNVRQLRNVVERAVVMCSGAVLLPQHLPAEVLQPRPRESEDDLDGGSLCTLEEMERRLIRRALRETGSNLTLAAERLGIHRNTLRRKMAEYGLDRGTNLATG